One Streptococcus sp. S1 DNA window includes the following coding sequences:
- a CDS encoding helix-turn-helix domain-containing protein, which yields MFDAKKLKERRLEKGLTQADVYEDLKISRKTYSSWENGLAEPHEKNLRRLAKRLSVKEDYFINKDSALYTYPLLTPPHQKKVDQLASQLLEQQQKVVSLTAYKVLSIELAAGLGHTFYDNETDYETVYFDQEIQHDFASWVSGDSMEPLYPNGSVALMKQTGFDYDGAVYALIWNGKTYIKKVYREAEGLRLESINPDYDDLFAPYEDEPKIVGIVVGHFLPLEV from the coding sequence ATGTTTGATGCAAAAAAACTAAAAGAAAGACGCCTGGAAAAAGGCTTGACCCAAGCAGATGTCTACGAGGATCTCAAGATTTCTCGCAAGACTTACTCCAGTTGGGAGAATGGCTTAGCGGAGCCACACGAAAAAAATCTCAGGAGGTTGGCCAAGCGCCTCTCCGTTAAAGAGGACTACTTTATTAACAAAGACTCCGCACTCTACACCTACCCTTTATTAACCCCACCTCATCAAAAGAAAGTCGACCAGTTGGCCAGCCAGTTATTGGAACAGCAGCAAAAAGTTGTTTCCTTAACAGCTTATAAGGTTCTTTCAATTGAGCTAGCAGCCGGTTTAGGACACACCTTTTATGACAACGAAACGGACTATGAAACCGTCTATTTTGACCAAGAGATCCAGCACGATTTCGCTTCTTGGGTATCAGGTGATTCGATGGAACCTCTCTATCCCAACGGCTCTGTTGCCCTCATGAAGCAGACTGGCTTTGACTATGATGGGGCTGTCTACGCCCTCATCTGGAATGGAAAAACCTACATCAAGAAAGTCTATCGGGAAGCTGAAGGATTGCGCTTAGAATCCATCAACCCTGACTATGATGATTTATTTGCTCCCTATGAAGACGAGCCCAAAATCGTCGGTATTGTGGTCGGGCATTTTCTCCCACTTGAGGTTTAA
- a CDS encoding DUF5960 family protein, translated as MKPIQTKHELQFDYFSENYHQFEIEFYKWAATSTPLVFLEDDILHSMAAGQRNYFRLHHTKSRDHRDHYFYFKVSTLSQSPLTRIYAYTGHHLQKIDPHQTEKKDSLI; from the coding sequence ATGAAACCTATTCAGACTAAACACGAATTACAATTTGATTATTTTTCGGAGAATTACCACCAATTTGAGATAGAGTTTTACAAGTGGGCAGCTACTTCTACACCGCTCGTCTTTTTAGAAGATGATATTCTCCACTCCATGGCAGCAGGCCAGCGAAATTACTTTCGTCTTCACCACACCAAAAGTCGGGATCATCGAGACCATTATTTCTATTTTAAAGTTTCCACACTCTCCCAATCACCCCTGACCCGTATTTACGCTTATACAGGACATCACTTACAAAAGATAGATCCTCATCAGACAGAGAAAAAGGATAGCTTGATCTAA
- the asnA gene encoding aspartate--ammonia ligase, giving the protein MKKSFIHQQKEISFVKTTFTQYLKDKLDIIEVQGPILSKVGDGMQDNLSGIEHPVSVKVLQIPDETYEVVHSLAKWKRHTLARFGFGEGEGLFVHMKALRPDEDSLDAIHSVYVDQWDWEKVIPNGQRNIAYLKETVEKIYKAIRLTELAVEARYDIESVLPKQITFVHTEELVERYPDLTPKERENAIAKEFGAVFLIGIGGELADGKPHDGRAPDYDDWTTESENGYKGLNGDILVWNDVLGSAFELSSMGIRVDEDTLRRQVAITGDEDRLQLEWHKALLNGLFPLTIGGGIGQSRLAMFLLRKKHIGEVQTSVWPQSVRDEYENIL; this is encoded by the coding sequence ATGAAAAAAAGTTTTATCCACCAACAAAAAGAAATTTCATTTGTTAAAACGACGTTTACGCAGTATTTAAAAGATAAATTGGACATCATTGAAGTCCAAGGACCGATTTTGAGCAAGGTCGGAGACGGGATGCAGGATAACCTTTCTGGGATTGAACATCCGGTATCTGTAAAGGTCCTTCAAATTCCTGATGAGACTTATGAAGTCGTGCATTCACTTGCAAAATGGAAACGCCATACCTTGGCACGTTTTGGTTTTGGCGAAGGAGAAGGTCTCTTTGTCCATATGAAGGCTCTTCGTCCAGATGAAGATTCGCTAGACGCTATCCACTCTGTTTATGTAGACCAATGGGACTGGGAAAAAGTCATCCCAAATGGTCAACGCAACATCGCCTACCTCAAAGAAACGGTTGAAAAAATCTACAAGGCGATTCGTTTAACAGAACTAGCAGTAGAAGCGCGCTATGATATTGAGTCAGTTCTTCCAAAACAAATTACCTTCGTTCACACAGAAGAGTTGGTGGAACGCTATCCAGATTTAACTCCAAAAGAGCGTGAAAATGCCATTGCCAAAGAATTCGGAGCTGTCTTCTTGATCGGGATTGGTGGAGAGCTTGCAGATGGCAAACCACACGATGGACGTGCACCTGACTACGATGACTGGACAACAGAGTCTGAAAATGGCTACAAGGGCTTGAATGGCGATATCCTCGTCTGGAATGACGTTCTAGGTTCAGCCTTTGAGCTGTCTTCAATGGGAATCCGTGTCGATGAAGATACGCTTCGCCGTCAAGTTGCGATTACAGGGGACGAGGATCGTCTCCAATTAGAGTGGCACAAAGCTTTGTTAAATGGTCTTTTCCCACTTACAATTGGTGGAGGGATCGGACAATCTCGTTTGGCGATGTTCTTGCTTCGTAAGAAACATATCGGTGAAGTCCAAACCAGTGTCTGGCCTCAATCTGT
- a CDS encoding Y-family DNA polymerase — protein sequence MLFDYSREPHSDIAFVDMKSFYASCECVRLGLNPLTTSLCVMSRSDNSAGLILASSPVFKQVFGKKNVSRSYDLPFDIKTRKFNSYVAKKQGLPTDPAFIASIESWAKRTLIVPPRMNAYIQVNMEIQKVFQEFAAPDDIFPYSIDEGFIDLTSSLNYFIPDPSLSRKEKLDLLSARIQKRIWQETGIYSTIGLSNANPLLAKLALDNEAKHCRNMRSNWSYEDVESKVWKLPQLTDFWGIGRRTEKRLQKIGITSIAELAQTHPDLLKKEFGVMGLQLWFHAHGIDESNVHKPYHPKSRGIGNSQILPYDYHLQTDIELVFREMAEQVAIRLRRKKKKTQLVSIHASYSKIEGLPSIHCQQKIEPTQSTKVLSDTVLRLFRSKYEGGAIRQIGVFYGELVEESLQLLSLFDDPVDLEKEEKLQQTIDRIRDQFGFTSLQKGSSLLKNSRAIARSKLTGGHSAGGLDGLT from the coding sequence ATGCTATTTGATTATTCACGTGAGCCTCATTCTGATATTGCTTTTGTGGATATGAAAAGTTTTTATGCCAGTTGTGAATGTGTCCGTCTAGGGCTCAATCCCTTGACGACTTCTCTTTGCGTCATGAGTCGAAGCGACAATTCTGCTGGCCTGATTTTGGCGAGCTCTCCCGTTTTCAAACAAGTCTTTGGCAAGAAAAATGTCAGCCGTAGCTACGACCTACCTTTTGACATCAAAACCAGAAAATTTAATAGCTACGTCGCTAAAAAGCAAGGATTGCCCACAGATCCAGCCTTTATTGCATCCATTGAATCCTGGGCCAAGAGGACCCTGATTGTACCTCCTCGGATGAATGCCTATATTCAGGTCAATATGGAAATTCAGAAGGTCTTTCAGGAATTTGCGGCACCAGATGATATTTTTCCTTACTCGATTGACGAAGGCTTTATCGATCTGACTTCTTCCTTAAATTATTTTATTCCAGATCCCTCCCTCTCTCGAAAGGAAAAACTGGATCTCCTTTCTGCCAGAATCCAAAAAAGGATCTGGCAGGAAACTGGAATCTACTCTACCATCGGCCTCAGCAATGCCAATCCCCTTCTTGCCAAGCTAGCCTTGGACAATGAAGCTAAGCATTGCCGAAATATGCGCTCCAATTGGTCTTATGAAGATGTAGAAAGTAAGGTCTGGAAACTGCCCCAGCTTACTGATTTTTGGGGCATTGGACGTCGCACTGAAAAACGATTGCAAAAGATCGGGATCACGTCTATTGCCGAACTGGCTCAAACTCACCCCGATCTCTTAAAGAAAGAATTTGGAGTCATGGGCCTTCAACTGTGGTTCCATGCTCATGGCATTGATGAAAGCAATGTCCACAAGCCTTATCATCCGAAGTCACGAGGTATTGGTAACTCTCAAATCTTGCCCTATGACTACCATCTACAAACCGACATTGAACTGGTATTTCGGGAGATGGCTGAACAGGTGGCTATTCGCTTGCGACGGAAAAAAAAGAAGACCCAACTGGTCTCCATTCATGCCTCCTACTCCAAAATCGAGGGGCTTCCGTCCATTCACTGCCAGCAAAAGATTGAGCCTACCCAATCCACCAAGGTTTTATCCGATACGGTTCTGCGGCTCTTTCGCTCCAAGTACGAAGGAGGCGCCATTCGGCAGATTGGTGTTTTTTATGGAGAACTTGTCGAGGAGTCTCTTCAACTCCTTTCTCTCTTCGATGACCCAGTAGACTTGGAAAAAGAGGAGAAACTCCAGCAGACCATTGACCGCATTCGGGATCAATTTGGCTTTACCTCTCTTCAGAAAGGCTCCTCATTACTAAAAAACTCACGCGCCATTGCACGCAGTAAACTAACAGGCGGACATTCCGCAGGAGGCTTAGATGGATTAACATGA
- a CDS encoding YebC/PmpR family DNA-binding transcriptional regulator encodes MGRKWANIVAKKTAKDGANSKVYAKFGVEIYVAAKKGEPDPELNTALRFVIDRAKQAQVPKHVIDKAIDKAKGNTDETFTEGRYEGFGPNGSMLIVDTLTSNVNRTAANVRAAFGKNGGNMGASGSVSYLFDNKGVIVFAGDDADAIFELLLEADVDVDDVEAEEGTITVYTAPTDLHKAIVALRESGVEEFQVTELEMIPQSEVELSGEDLETFEKLYSVLEDDEDVQKIYTNVDGF; translated from the coding sequence ATGGGACGTAAATGGGCCAATATTGTTGCCAAGAAAACTGCCAAAGATGGTGCCAACTCAAAAGTGTATGCCAAATTTGGTGTGGAGATCTATGTAGCTGCTAAAAAGGGTGAACCAGATCCAGAACTAAATACTGCTTTGAGATTCGTTATTGACCGTGCGAAACAAGCGCAAGTGCCAAAACACGTTATTGATAAAGCGATCGATAAGGCAAAAGGAAACACTGACGAAACCTTTACAGAAGGACGTTACGAAGGGTTCGGACCAAATGGTTCGATGTTGATTGTTGATACTTTGACTTCAAACGTTAACCGTACAGCTGCCAATGTCCGTGCTGCTTTTGGTAAAAACGGTGGGAACATGGGAGCGTCCGGTTCTGTATCTTACCTCTTTGACAACAAGGGTGTTATCGTCTTTGCTGGTGATGATGCCGATGCAATCTTTGAACTTTTGCTTGAAGCAGATGTGGATGTAGATGATGTCGAAGCAGAAGAAGGAACGATCACCGTCTACACTGCTCCAACTGATCTTCACAAAGCAATCGTTGCTTTGCGTGAATCAGGTGTCGAAGAATTCCAAGTAACAGAATTGGAAATGATTCCTCAATCAGAAGTTGAGTTGTCAGGTGAAGATTTGGAAACATTTGAAAAACTTTACAGCGTTCTTGAAGATGACGAAGACGTACAAAAAATCTACACAAACGTAGATGGATTCTAA